One Palaemon carinicauda isolate YSFRI2023 chromosome 5, ASM3689809v2, whole genome shotgun sequence DNA window includes the following coding sequences:
- the LOC137641184 gene encoding uncharacterized protein: MLIKIQQQAGGIGVHRTSTKKSFKDSNRLLKLITRHLLATRQQKAGETLYVFLRELRKLDKDCNFKPVSAEQYREELIRDAFINGLASPVIRQRLLENKTLDLQAAYDQAYSLDLPKRNASFYSHMLPHVGHTAAVVTSDPALITDDHVKSGPTSESCEVTAGTQSLYRAATLTTIKGRKLTALVDSCSDDSYVDEDVARELKLPIHPTDKDVALAQKSLHTHSPELDAYPLPRIDTMVNELSTYCVFSTYDLKSAYHQVPLKESDKKYTAFEANKRLYQFCRVPFGVTNGVAAFQRTMDKLVKEENLQGA; this comes from the exons ATGTTAATCAAAATCCAGCAGCAAGCTGGAGGAATAGGCGTACACAGGACATCCACGAAGAAGAGTTTTAAAGACAGCAATAGGTTACTAAAGTTGATAACAAG acatttacttgctactcgccaacaaaaggcagggGAAACTTTGTATGTGTTTCTGAGAGAATTGCGTAAATTAGATAAGGACTGTAATTTTAAGCCAGTTAGTGCAGAACAATACAGAGAGGAGTTGATCAGGGATGCTTTCATAAATGGCCTGGCCTCACCTGTGATTCGGCAAcgtcttcttgaaaataaaactctggacttacaggcagcttatgaccaggcttactctttagacctaCCCAAACGTAATGCTAGTTTTTACAGTCACATGCTTCCTCATGTTGggcatactgctgctgtggttacatcggATCCTGCACTTATCacagatgatcatgtgaagagtggaccaacgtctgagagctgtgaggtaactgctggaactcaa agcctctatcgggcagctaccttgacaacaattaaaggacggaagttgacagcccttgtcgaCTCGTGCAGTGATGACAGTTATGTAGATGAAGATGTAGCGAGGGAATTgaagctaccaatacatcccactgataaagacgtcgctttagcacagaaatctttgcatacacactctccag aactggatgcttatccattaccaaggattgacaccatggttaatgaactctcaacatattgTGTATTTTCGACTTATGACTTGAAAAGCGCTTACCACCAAGTCCCACTAAAGGAATCAGACAagaagtatacagcttttgaagccaacAAACGCCTGTACCAGTTCTGCAGAGTACCTTTCGgagttaccaatggagttgcagccttccaacgaactatggataagttggtgaaagaagaaaacttacaaggtgcttaa
- the LOC137641533 gene encoding UPF0696 protein C11orf68 homolog, with protein sequence MAEGCVMKDEPDYTSETDDEDDDGCECTFDASVEDMSTFDTFLQMYKPSVVKRSDGIRWIGVKGPKFDDEYIEPALLELLEDWEVMQKTCQKITPNAIFEMAKKHNCLCGKWLIHKGTGIKIDLAWAAIARAVALGQCGISAKVSTIDDAERIYMGKTVVCVYNADFTDLEAVEKLDNDIREAGIKCSISYKPDVYTYLDIYQNNEWAIKPTIYTSQFDLVSGKSKIVATFGNQV encoded by the exons ATGGCTGAAGGTTGCGTGATGAAGGACGAACCTGATTATACATCTGAGACTGACGACGAAGATGACGATGGATGCGAATGTACCTTTGATGCCTCAGTGGAGGATATGAGTACGTTTGATACATTTCTACAAATGTATAAACCGTCTGTTGTGAAAAG ATCGGATGGTATAAGGTGGATCGGCGTCAAAGGCCCAAAGTTCGACGACGAATATATTGAGCCAGCTCTACTAGAACTTTTAGAAGACTGGGAAGTAATGCAGAAAACCTGTCAGAAAATCACACCGAACGCCATCTTTGAAATGGCCAAGAAGCACAATTGCCTCTGTGGGAAATGGCTCATCCACAAGGGAACGGGCATTAAGATAGATCTTGCATGGGCGGCCATTGCCAGAGCAGTTGCTCTAGGACAATGTGGAATTTCCGCGAAAGTTAGCACCATCGACGACGCAGAAAGAATCTACATGGGCAAGACTGTGGTGTGCGTTTACAACGCTGACTTTACCGACCTGGAAGCTGTGGAAAAACTTGACAACGATATCAGGGAGGCTGGAATTAAGTGCAGCATTTCATATAAACCTGATGTCTATACTTACTtggatatttatcaaaataatgaatGGGCAATCAAACCGACAATTTATACCAGTCAGTTTGATCTCGTATCAGGGAAATCGAAAATAGTAGCCACTTTTGGCAATCAAGTCTAA